The genomic DNA CCACCATCTCACAGGGTCTTCTCATTCACGCTGTAGGTCGAACCATCCTGAGTGGGAGACTCGATGTGAATTAAGGCAAGACTGCTGCTGTCAGAGGGGTCTCTTCCTGCCCAGGAGACCACAAACGGTTAAGGGGGCGGCCAAGTGGCAGATGACTACATCGGAGTGGCTCTCTGTCCTCTCTGCTCGTGAGAGAGGCTTGACATCCAGGGACAtactcttaaaacaaaacaaaaaaaaaaaatcatcatgttTCTTTGGaaatgaggaaaaagaggagTATCTTCTTCCATCCATCCAGGCTCCCCATCGGGCGGCACCATGGGACACCCAAGCTTTCCAACCTAAACAGAAAGCTTGGTCCTCAGTTTGGATCTAGCTGCCAAGAGATTTTCAGTGTCCAATCAGGAGATTCGAGCTGCCCTCGGTCCTGACACCTTGTCCCTGCTGAGGAGGGAATGGGAACCCCAGATGAACTGCCCTGCTGCCAGTCCCTTCTGAACAACCACATTTCCCCAAACCTTCTCATAGCTGTTGCCCAGCCAGAGGTCGGACAGTCACACCCACAGTGAAAAACCTCTCTCCGCCTCTTCCATCCAGTGAGGCTATTGGCCGGATTCTTAGCAGCATAAAAACTATCAGTAAACTAAAACTAGAGAAACTGGCAAAGGGGACCTAGCTGACAGGGCCACTTGACTAGATCCTAAAAACCAGCCCCAAAAGAATCAAGAATGCAGCCCTCCTTGGGCAAGAGTAGGTATGGAGGTAAATGTAACAGGGCTGTTGCCTCTCAAAAACAGTAACAGCTTATGTGCTATTTCTTCTTTCAACACAACACAGAATAGAATTCCTAGCAAGGCAAAACTGTAGCATCAGCTGGGGAAAGACCAACAGCCTTTAGAAAATCAGTATCCTGGCTGCCCCCTGGGAGCTCCCTCTGCGGAGACCCCGTCAGCTGTCCGGGTTCTTTTCGGTCTCTTTGGAATGGATAATGTACATGAAGGTCTGCTCGATGGTGAAGTCGGGTGGGAGGCTGCCTTTGTGCACACCAACATGTTTGCTCATGAGGTTAAGCGTGGAGCTGTAGTGGCCACAGACTGTACAGCGGTACATGAGTGCCCCGGAGTGTGTCTTGAGGTGGCACTTGATGGTCGAGCGACCTCGGAAGAATTTGTGACATACCTTACACTGGTAAGGTTTCTCACCGGTGTGGATCCGCCGGTGGTAGTTGAACTCACTTGTGTGGGCAAACCTTTTGCCACAGACCTTGCAGCTATACTTGCTGttcccaggttggccttgcaAAGCCAGTTCCTCACTCAGAAACTCCTCTGCCGGCAGCTTCCGTTTCTGGAGGGCTAAGTGTTGTAGACCCAGACCAGGCCTCGCATCGAGGCCACTGTTGCATTTGTGTTGACTCACGTGGTAGCGGTAGGCAGCCTCAGACCTGAAGCTCTGGCTGCATAAATGGCAGCGGAACAGGGTGTCCTCCAGGCTTTGGTGCACAGCCATGTGCTTCTCTAGAAGGTGCCAGTCCACAAAGCTACTGGCACAGACGGAACAGGAGAAAACCGAGATGCCCAGATGAGAGAGTGTGTGCCACATGAGGCTACACAGGTTGAGGTGGCGCTGGTCACAGATGCTGCAGGCCTGGCCCTTCAAGTTCAGATGGTCAAGGATGTGGCCTCGGACCACATGGAAATCTTTGGCCAATGCTTTCCCACAGACAGCACACTTTAACTCGGGGGAGGCTGCCCCTGAGAAGAGACCCAGTTTCCCAGACAGGGGCTCATGAGGGTGGACAATGATGTTGTTTTCAAATATCCCATCCCGTCGGTGCAGGGCTAGCTGCCATTGGGTAAAGAACTTCGTCTCACACATGtcacaggaaaacagaaagatacCAATGTGGGACAGGACATGGGTCACCCGGGAGTTTCGGTCCTGGAAGTGGGTCTCGCAGACCTTGCAGTTGCCTGTGAGCAGGTCCACATGGTCCCGAGCATGCTGCCGTATCAGCTGAATGTTGGGCTCTAGAACTTTCTTGCACACCTGGCAGGGCATGGCCTTATTCTCCCGGTTGTCAGTCTCACCAAAAGCCAGGTCGTCCTCACTGTCATCGCTCAGTTCGATCACCTCCTCAGCTGTCCCAATCTCTTCAGCCGGGTCCTCGAACTGCAAATCATCGTCCCCCAGGTCCTCCAGCTGAAGCTCATCCACCTGCCCAAAGCCTGGATCTTTGGAGTGGTCACTATTGCTTAAACAGGAATTGGTCCCGGTTGTAATGTCCATGGCACTGTCGGGGGTGAAGAAGTTTTTACTGAAGTCTCCATTACTTTGAACTTTGTATGGCTGGCAAGAACTCGTGCCCGTCTGGATGCCTGCGTTGACATTGCCCAGGACTGACTGGGTCACCATACTAGGAACAGACGTGAATGGAACAGGGGCATCGTGGTCTTCTGTCTTTGGTGGCAGGGGCAAGCTGTGGTTAGTGTCGCTGGTaacattcctctcttcctctttataGTTCCCGCCAACATCAGTAGGCAACACATAATTTCTCTCAGGACCAAAATGTTCCCCACTCCCCCGGAGCTCCCCAAGGGAGTGAGTGGGATCCACGGAAGGACATCTCAGAGTACCAGACTGGCTATCACTGGTCAAGGACTTAGCTACTGCGGTGCTCTCTAGGTCAGGAAATGTAGAGTGGCAGGCCTGAAGTAGGTCCTCCATACCCAGGCGCTCAGCGACCTCATAGATGACCCCAACGTTGATCAGGTCTGTGAAAAGCTCTGAGGTGTAGACAAAGCTCAGAATCTTCTCAAAGTTGGCAGGCGTAATGAAGTCCACCACATAGGTCCGGGCGGCATCAAGCCCAGTATTCAAGAAGAGGTTCTGGAAGTAACCAGCTGCGCAGGCCAACACGGCCTTGTGGGCGGGAAAGGAGCGGCTCCCCACCACAATAGTGACATCGCACATGGTCTCTGACAGCCGGCACTTGTTGAGTTCCTTCAGCAGGTTGTTGGGGTGGTTGGTGCTTTGCAGTTTGATTCTCATGCCCATCTTAGCAGCTCCTAGGAAGTTGCCTCTGTCACCAAGGTCAATCTatgaacaagacaaaaacaaaaaaagaaagaaagatagccAAACATCCCTAAGAGGGGGGCTCTGAGCAGGAGTAAATGGACAAGGAGAACTGAAGCCAAAGATAACAAGTGGCGGAGAATGATCTGTTCCCTACATATATAACCAACTAGAGATTCATCACAGCAAAGTCCCAAAGGAATGAGGGAAAAAAATCGATTAGCTTGGTCTTGGAAATCTAAGAAGCTGGAATTGCAGACAGCTCAACCATTGAAAGCTTCATGCATAAGACCCAGGTTCCATGCCTAGCATCCACatgtccataactctagttctaggagacctgacaccttcttctggcttcttcaggcaaCAGAACCACATGACACAATGTAGGGAGCATGTAAACGGACAGGCAGAAGCCTGGCTGGAAGGAGATTAGGGAAGTGAGCACAGGCTGGTTACCCAACTACCAGAGACAGGAATGAATGAGACCGTGCATGTGTGGCCTGTGCTCACATTCCTAATCTCCTTCCAGCCAGgcttctgcctgtctgtctacaTGCTCCctacacacatttacatacatgtagacaaacattcacactgtggaaacaaaaataaaatacttttaaaaacctaAGAGGCCAGGTGCGATAGTATATATCTATAATTCTAGCAGTTTGTAGGCTAGGGCAGGAGTATccggagttctaggacagtctgggCTAGGAAGCCAGACTGTACATTTTACAAAGAAGGGTATGGGGTGTGGGTGTCAAGCTAGGAGCCTTCCAACTGTGGGGGGTAGAGCTACTGAACACAAGCCTCTCTACTACCAAAACAACGGGCTTGGGTTTCTTTATTAACTTCCTAAATAAAGTTTCTTTTTCACTAACAGTGTACCCTCTTCCCTGACAATGCCAAATGCCACAAATAACTTGAACACCATTATCAAAGCTCCATTAGCTACTGAGGAAAAGTAAGAGTTGCACTTGAGTTGCCTATCACCGCTGCCATTTCAAGCCTCCAGATAACTCCCACactctctattcttttttttctctctctctctttctcttttatgtttttgagccagggtcttacGTAGCCTAGGCTTACTCTGAAATTGCTCTGTTCCTaaaggatggcctggaactcatggtcctcctgcctctccacctcccaaatgctaaaaTACAAATATGAGCGACCAGACACAGCTTGAATCCCCCATCTCGCCCTTCCTAGGC from Cricetulus griseus strain 17A/GY chromosome 1 unlocalized genomic scaffold, alternate assembly CriGri-PICRH-1.0 chr1_0, whole genome shotgun sequence includes the following:
- the Zbtb39 gene encoding zinc finger and BTB domain-containing protein 39, whose translation is MGMRIKLQSTNHPNNLLKELNKCRLSETMCDVTIVVGSRSFPAHKAVLACAAGYFQNLFLNTGLDAARTYVVDFITPANFEKILSFVYTSELFTDLINVGVIYEVAERLGMEDLLQACHSTFPDLESTAVAKSLTSDSQSGTLRCPSVDPTHSLGELRGSGEHFGPERNYVLPTDVGGNYKEEERNVTSDTNHSLPLPPKTEDHDAPVPFTSVPSMVTQSVLGNVNAGIQTGTSSCQPYKVQSNGDFSKNFFTPDSAMDITTGTNSCLSNSDHSKDPGFGQVDELQLEDLGDDDLQFEDPAEEIGTAEEVIELSDDSEDDLAFGETDNRENKAMPCQVCKKVLEPNIQLIRQHARDHVDLLTGNCKVCETHFQDRNSRVTHVLSHIGIFLFSCDMCETKFFTQWQLALHRRDGIFENNIIVHPHEPLSGKLGLFSGAASPELKCAVCGKALAKDFHVVRGHILDHLNLKGQACSICDQRHLNLCSLMWHTLSHLGISVFSCSVCASSFVDWHLLEKHMAVHQSLEDTLFRCHLCSQSFRSEAAYRYHVSQHKCNSGLDARPGLGLQHLALQKRKLPAEEFLSEELALQGQPGNSKYSCKVCGKRFAHTSEFNYHRRIHTGEKPYQCKVCHKFFRGRSTIKCHLKTHSGALMYRCTVCGHYSSTLNLMSKHVGVHKGSLPPDFTIEQTFMYIIHSKETEKNPDS